The following coding sequences lie in one Apium graveolens cultivar Ventura chromosome 1, ASM990537v1, whole genome shotgun sequence genomic window:
- the LOC141668802 gene encoding uncharacterized protein LOC141668802 isoform X1 — protein MASRLIIVAPHEANNLLETSLRQAFELLESQLRPPFSLKIRNQSEYFDINKAILYGILCEPQLANVHIKHLHGIVTDGYAFFTNTLVRIVSELYVNIVDSVRVQLIWVSLEMIDVLGIGFRGLLVALLRQIVGGDFGEKNLWLCSEMVRVFMARWDCLVEEEPVVLTSGLYVFLRLLADHCRIVGNSKVDVLRRMEIDFCVRLLREQFHLCMKIGRDLVRLLQELVHVPEFRAIWKDLMLNPGEFKVHGFLDISHLYRLRTPSKYFLLRITPEMESQLRFLLIHVKFGSQRRYQVWFAKKFLFVAERETLLIDIVRFICCSHHPPNEIILSDIIPRWAVIGWLLKCCRKNYVGASVKLALFYDWLFFDEKVDNVMNIEPAFLLMVNSMSKYIDMTHMLLDFLLLVVDNYDTERRTIVVHGVQSALDVLIKRGVVQSLDVLFSSNKLSPFLKERILKLLSERKAIPLEDFQAGSFRGCTSLSIDRPVAIRVESGTLPHEISASASRNDAELAPLTSVSITSCSPSAENDDHHEQSLESLVQNLNKNIQSSKQLGVQTLDKILHLYVSLSSEGDTTNFSLSPDQLSSIIAKEFQSSGYQLFEEYWDLDPQSATAIIARHFIFSQHEKMQLMFLCWYRNGLTVGPCLLSYASNLAHEAHVLGYGTQPNTFTHPDTLRESEKITESGMSLLRCHCEQHFCFMNKGKETSQAIISTSNISDKLVTTLIEGAFAAYRCFIVHRGKELATDSENVLPKILYGDLMSYAKRDLKMLKFSLYSLSSNLRELFLGEENIMKSIVSQLDYTDLLDLQFDLGLKKLSIFGDSTEAICHLIRSSFQWDFIEQHNFWGLLRSELAVSEVPIEKVLLEFFCTDDLDLKHSSIAVGGLLALCSSLAPTPKLVGAVLLLPNKKFTNFATTVLSAWAVSNTSMLFTSLAEFMDKMNSGDSMISDLSEIMVNNSAFIWLLTFLDAKKNEKQQL, from the coding sequence ATGGCTTCAAGATTGATTATTGTAGCACCCCATGAAGCTAATAACTTACTTGAAACCTCTTTAAGACAAGCTTTTGAGCTTCTTGAATCTCAGTTAAGGCCCCCTTTCTCACTCAAAATTCGCAATCAATccgagtattttgatatcaataAGGCCATTCTTTATGGGATTTTATGTGAACCCCAGTTGGCCAATGTGCATATTAAGCACTTACATGGGATTGTTACTGATGGGTATGCGTTTTTTACGAATACCCTTGTTAGGATTGTTAGTGAATTGTATGTGAATATTGTCGATTCGGTTAGGGTGCAGTTGATTTGGGTTAGTTTGGAGATGATTGATGTTTTGGGAATTGGGTTTCGGGGTTTGTTAGTGGCCCTTTTGAGGCAAATTGTTGGTGGGGATTTCGGGGAGAAGAATTTGTGGTTGTGTTCGGAGATGGTTCGTGTTTTTATGGCGAGATGGGATTGTTTGGTAGAGGAAGAGCCGGTGGTTTTGACGAGTGGTTTGTATGTGTTTCTTAGGTTATTGGCGGATCATTGTAGGATTGTAGGTAATTCGAAGGTTGATGTGTTGAGAAGAATGGAGATTGATTTTTGTGTTAGGCTTTTGAGGGAGCAGTTTCATTTGTGTATGAAGATAGGGAGGGATCTTGTTAGGCTTTTACAAGAATTGGTTCATGTACCTGAGTTTCGAGCTATATGGAAGGACTTGATGTTGAACCCTGGTGAATTCAAAGTTCACGGGTTCTTGGATATTTCTCACCTTTATCGTCTAAGGACACCAAGTAAGTACTTTTTGCTTCGCATAACACCTGAGATGGAATCACAGTTGCGCTTTTTGCTTATACATGTTAAGTTTGGTAGTCAGAGAAGGTACCAGGTCTGGTTTGCAAAGAAGTTTCTCTTCGTAGCAGAGAGGGAGACGCTTCTTATTGACATAGTTAGATTTATTTGTTGCTCACATCACCCTCCTAATGAGATTATCTTATCGGATATAATTCCTAGATGGGCTGTCATTGGCTGGTTACTGAAATGCTGTAGGAAGAATTATGTGGGGGCTAGCGTTAAATTGGCACTATTTTATGATTGGCTTTTCTTTGATGAAAAAGTGGATAATGTTATGAATATTGAGCCTGCATTCCTGCTGATGGTTAACTCAATGTCCAAATATATTGATATGACACATATGCTTCTCGATTTTCTGCTCCTTGTGGTAGATAACTATGATACAGAAAGGAGAACTATCGTTGTTCACGGTGTACAATCAGCTCTCGATGTACTGATTAAGAGAGGTGTCGTTCAGTCTCTAGATGTTTTGTTTTCTTCTAATAAGCTTTCCCCTTTTCTTAAAGAAAGAATACTAAAGCTGTTATCGGAGAGGAAAGCAATTCCTTTAGAAGACTTCCAGGCTGGTAGTTTTCGTGGTTGCACTTCCTTGTCCATAGATCGGCCTGTTGCAATCAGGGTGGAATCTGGAACTTTACCACATGAAATCTCTGCATCTGCAAGCCGCAACGATGCAGAATTGGCCCCCCTTACTAGTGTATCCATTACTTCTTGTTCTCCGTCCGCAGAGAATGATGACCACCATGAACAAAGTCTAGAATCTTTGGTTCAGAATCTAAATAAAAACATCCAAAGTTCAAAACAATTGGGCGTGCAGACATTGGACAAGATCCTGCACTTATATGTGAGTTTATCTTCTGAAGGAGACACTACAAATTTTTCTCTCAGCCCTGATCAGTTGTCTAGTATAATTGCAAAGGAATTTCAGTCGAGCGGGTACCAGCTATTTGAAGAATACTGGGATCTTGACCCTCAGTCTGCAACAGCCATAATAGCGCGTCACTTCATATTTTCTCAGCATGAGAAAATGCAACTTATGTTTTTGTGTTGGTATAGAAATGGTCTTACAGTCGGGCCTTGCTTATTGTCTTATGCATCAAATCTTGCTCACGAGGCTCATGTTCTGGGTTATGGTACGCAGCCCAACACCTTTACACATCCCGACACCCTGAGAGAATCTGAGAAGATAACAGAGTCTGGAATGTCCCTACTTAGATGTCACTGCGAGCAGCATTTCTGTTTTATGAACAAAGGAAAGGAAACTTCTCAAGCTATTATTTCTACTTCAAACATCAGCGACAAACTAGTAACTACCTTGATAGAGGGTGCCTTTGCTGCCTATAGGTGCTTTATTGTGCATAGGGGAAAGGAGCTTGCTACAGATTCTGAAAATGTCCTGCCTAAGATACTCTACGGTGATCTGATGTCCTATGCCAAACGGGATCTTAAAATGTTGAAATTTTCTTTGTACAGTCTCTCATCTAATCTTCGAGAGTTATTTTTAGGTGAAGAAAACATAATGAAGTCAATTGTGAGTCAGTTAGACTATACTGACCTTCTTGATCTACAATTTGATCTAGGATTGAAAAAATTATCCATATTTGGGGACAGTACTGAAGCTATATGTCACTTGATAAGAAGTTCTTTTCAATGGGATTTTATCGAACAACACAACTTTTGGGGTTTGCTGAGATCAGAGCTTGCAGTTTCTGAGGTTCCAATAGAGAAGGTGCTGTTAGAATTTTTCTGCACTGATGATTTAGATCTTAAGCACTCCTCCATTGCTGTTGGTGGACTCTTGGCACTGTGCAGCTCTCTTGCACCTACACCTAAGCTTGTTGGAGCAGTTCTTTTACTACCTAATAAAAAATTCACCAATTTTGCTACTACAGTTCTATCTGCTTGGGCTGTGTCTAATACCTCAATGTTGTTTACTAGTTTGGCTGAATTTATGGACAAGATGAATTCTGGGGATTCTATGATTTCTGATCTGAGTGAGATAATGGTTAATAACTCTGCCTTCATATGGTTACTAACTTTTCTGGATGCAAAAAAGAATGAGAAGCAACAACTTTAG